The DNA window ATCGCAATCTGGGTCAACCCGTCGAGAAAATCTGCCTGCACCGCGGAGAGTTTGATGCTGATGGTCTGATCGTCGATGACCTCATACGATGCGACGTTGGTCAGCCGGCTCGACCAAACCGTCTCTTTCTCGACCACACGGCCAAACGAGAATTCGACATCTGCCGCGGTCACAGGTGTGCCGTCGTGATAGGTCGCTCTCAACCAGTAGCGATCGTAGTCGTGTCGTCCGGGTTCTTCCATGACGCCGCCAAATCACCCACATAGGTGAGAGATCGCCTGCATGTCACACCAGTATAGCTAGAACACCGGCTTACGGCATCATATCGTAGGCGGCAAAGTTCAGCTCACTTGCGGACCAGAGCAATCGATATCGCTTCGGCTGCGATCCACGAGCGCGCCCAGGCGCGACGCCCTGGCGGCAGCGCGCAATGCATCAGCCTGAGACGTCGCGATGGCGCCAAGCGCGCCCACGCTCACTCCAGCCGCGGCCGCACGAACCAGCAGTTGCCGCCGGTCGATCCGCCCAGTGAAGAATTCCTGCATCAACGTACGTGCGTGATCGGTCATTGGTCGTTCCTCCGTGAACGAGCCTGCAGTTTCCGGCTCGTTCGCATGCTGATTGCGCTCGTCGCGGAGCGTTGCACGAAATCACAAATGCCTTTACGAATCGTTACACCAAGCGCCGTGACTGTCAACGCGATATCCAGTTCGAGCTAGTTCGGAAGATCGCCGCTCGAACACAAGGAGTCCAGCAATCGACGCCAGGATCGCAAGACCAAGCAAGACGAGCAGGTTCGTCGTCGGGATCGTGCCGTGCGCCAATGCGGTCGGCGGATCGTAGTAGTCGAAGATCGAAAGCGGCTGCAGCGGCTTCAGGAAGTTCCAAAGGGTAGAAAAGTAGTCGATCACATACGAGACGATCAACAGAAAACCAGCCGCCCAGCCCACCGCCTGCCCCATGTGGTCGGCACGCGCGCGGAAACCAGCAGCGCCACCCCGGCAATCGCGAGCGCCAGAAGGAACGAGGTTCCAACCTGCGCGACAAAGTGGCGATTGTCCATCGTTCCATCAGGCTTGGCGATGAGAATACCGGCGATGTTCCCCAGCGACGCCACAATGGAAACCCACAGGGCAATCAGCACCACCGTCAGCACCCGGGCGAAATAGAACTGTCTCCGGGAGACGGGCCGCGACAGCGAAACCTGCACCTGCCCGCTCTCCATCTCTCCCGCCAAACCACGCGCCGCGATCCAGATCACCACTGCCGAGACGAGCAGGTGATAGACAGGGTGGGTGAACCCGAGCGCCAGAAATCCCGGCAACCCGACCTGTTCGACGACCTCTGGCGTGACGTTCAGCAACGCCAGGAAGGGTTTCGGCACCAAATCCATGATGGAAACGAGTTGATCGAGATTGCCAAAGGCGTCGATCGCGACTGGTTGGATGTACTCGAACACGAACAACCCGATCGTGAGAGCGATCAAGCCGCCCCGCGACCTGCGGATCAACTGCCCCGCCAGCGTCAGCACCGTTCTCACCGTGGACCCGGACCTGACCCGTAGAATCCGGCGAAGATGTCGTTCAGGCTTGGCGGCGCGATGGTGACCGACTCCACTTGCCATTGGCCCAGGAACGCCAGCAGCTCGTTTGGATCGTGATCCACGAGCAGGGACAGCGCCCGGCCGTTGCGAGAGATCACTTCGGCCCCAGGGATGACCACAGATGCGTCGAGTGGCCGCGCCAGCAGAATCTCAGCCCGTCGTCGGTGCTGCGCGCGCAGACCTTCGATCGATTCCTCTTGCACCAATCGCCCTTCCCGCACGATAGCCACGCGCTCGCAGAGCCGATCGACCTCGCCCAGGTCATGGGATGACATGAAATGGTGCGTCCCGCGGCGTGACAATCGAGTAGGTGCGCTTCGAACGCGCGCTGGATCAGCGGGTCGAGCCCGTCGGTTGGCTCGTCCAGGATCAGCAGTTCAGGATCGTGCTGGGTCGCGGCGATGAGCGCCAGCTTCTGGCGCATGCCCTTGGAATAGGTTTTGAGGGGACGACCCAATGCTGCTTTCGACAGCTCGAGCAGATCGAGCAGTCGCCGTTGAAGCGGCGCGTCGGAACCCGAAAGCCTGGCAGCGAACGCAAGTTGGTCTGCTCCGGTGAGCTCGGGGAAGAGCGAATCGGATTGCACCAGATAGCCAACATGCGACCGGGCTCGCACGCCATCGGTCCAGGTGTCGTGCCCGAACATGCGGCTCGAACCACGCGTCGGCTTGATGAATCCCATCAGGGAGCCGAATCGTAGTCGTCTTTCCCGCGCCGTTTGGGCCAAGAAAGCCATAGAGGGCGCCACGCTGCACAGTCAGGGAAAGGTCTGAGAGAGCGTCGACTCCGGAATAGGTCTTGGTGAGTCCCGTGGTCTCGATGGCGGGGCCGGTTCCGGAGCTGCTCATCCGGTGAGCGTAGCATTTCGCCGGACGTCAGAGCCCAATGGCATGGTCTGGCGGCGATCGGTCCATGTGGTATAAGCAACCCCGAGCGTTCGGACTTGGGCAGGAGCGGCGGTGCGCAGCGAAAAGGACAAGTGGAAGGTTCCGGAATCCGACCCGGCCGGGACTGCCAAACAAGACCGTATCGACATTCCCAATCCGAGTGGAATGAGCGGGATCGAGGACACCGACCGCGGTCCGCTCATCTTTGCGGCATGTGCGGCGCGCTCAATCCCTCGACCAATTTCTATTGCGCCGCATGCGGCACCACCCTGGTGGATGCCTTTCACGCCACTGAGGGATTGCGCGTGTTCGAGCGGCCGGACGCCGCCTCCCGCATCATCGACATCGTGCCTCCCGGGTCCGAGCTGGATATCAACGACGACCCCGACGCTCCCGACGACTATGTGCGCATCCGGCTCCGTAATGGGCGGCTCGGCTACATCAGGCTGAACGAGGTCGCAGCGCTACAGAACGCCGATCCGCATCTGCTCGACCCGGACACGCCGGACCCGAACCTGAACGCACGCGGATGTGTCTCCCCAATCGGCGCGCTGG is part of the Thermomicrobiales bacterium genome and encodes:
- a CDS encoding twin-arginine translocation signal domain-containing protein, with product MTDHARTLMQEFFTGRIDRRQLLVRAAAAGVSVGALGAIATSQADALRAAARASRLGALVDRSRSDIDCSGPQVS
- a CDS encoding ABC transporter permease subunit, whose translation is MLTLAGQLIRRSRGGLIALTIGLFVFEYIQPVAIDAFGNLDQLVSIMDLVPKPFLALLNVTPEVVEQVGLPGFLALGFTHPVYHLLVSAVVIWIAARGLAGEMESGQVQVSLSRPVSRRQFYFARVLTVVLIALWVSIVASLGNIAGILIAKPDGTMDNRHFVAQVGTSFLLALAIAGVALLVSARVPTTWGRRWAGRLVFC
- a CDS encoding DUF4162 domain-containing protein, with translation MQEESIEGLRAQHRRRAEILLARPLDASVVIPGAEVISRNGRALSLLVDHDPNELLAFLGQWQVESVTIAPPSLNDIFAGFYGSGPGPR
- a CDS encoding ATP-binding cassette domain-containing protein → MGFIKPTRGSSRMFGHDTWTDGVRARSHVGYLVQSDSLFPELTGADQLAFAARLSGSDAPLQRRLLDLLELSKAALGRPLKTYSKGMRQKLALIAATQHDPELLILDEPTDGLDPLIQRAFEAHLLDCHAAGRTISCHPMTWARSIGSASAWLSCGKGDWCKRNRSKVCARSTDDGLRFCWRGHSTHLWSSLGPK
- a CDS encoding SH3 domain-containing protein yields the protein MCGALNPSTNFYCAACGTTLVDAFHATEGLRVFERPDAASRIIDIVPPGSELDINDDPDAPDDYVRIRLRNGRLGYIRLNEVAALQNADPHLLDPDTPDPNLNARGCVSPIGALAALGLLIVLGGLATYLLMQGDSGQGGFLAFVTCVIIAPVALLMIFMYLMARDREDQRQADEEQRD